A single region of the Fusarium fujikuroi IMI 58289 draft genome, chromosome FFUJ_chr05 genome encodes:
- a CDS encoding related to monocarboxylate transporter 4 encodes MFLSSPTMSLAFGPGRQVCSSINRAKCRTDLFVAIAGHIVTLNSRFFGVSQTYYTTHVDNSTSQISWIGSVQIPALFFIETLSGRLTDPGCFRITFAAGTLFTCLGVFTTSLSTTFWQLLLSQSLCTGLGNGLMFTPSLAVVSTYFKRRRAFGITATGSAAGGPIFPSMARQLLGSIGFACAVGAMGLMQLITLDMANLLLRPRIPPRQSVPWIDLVWFKREGYLFFAIGIFTFWTTFFPFYCLTCFAVSQLDKTLTYSAALNILLVVNGVGIIGRSLPNAIAHHFGSITVLIPVVFISSKCLFTWPAVSTEAGSYAWASAYGIVAGASMSLFPPALPDLRMVVHKTGVRMGMIFTTNSIATLTGPPIAGMITRRSGGHYLSAQIFAGASLLLQLRLVAESLNQ; translated from the exons ATGTTTTTATCTTCTCCGACCATGAGCTTAGCTTTTGGGCCTGGGCGTCAGGTTTGTTCTTCTATAAACAGGGCCAAATGCAGGACTGACCTATTTGTAGCCATTGCCGGGCATATAGTCACGCTGAACTCACG CTTCTTTGGCGTCTCTCAGACCTATTACACAACACACGTCGATAATTCAACAAGCCAAATATCCTGGATAGGATCAGTCCAAATACCTGCACTGTTCTTTATAGAAACCCTCTCTGGTCGTCTCACAGATCCCGGCTGCTTCCGTATCACATTCGCTGCTGGCACACTATTCACCTGTCTCGGTGTATTCACGACTTCTCTCAGTACGACATTCTGGCAACTCCTCCTCTCACAGAGTCTCTGCACAGGGCTAGGTAACGGTCTGATGTTTACTCCCAGCCTTGCTGTTGTTTCGACCTACTTTAAGCGGAGAAGGGCCTTTGGTATAACTGCTACTGGAAGTGCCGCGGGAGGTCCGATATTTCCATCTATGGCTCGTCAGCTTCTTGGGAGTATTGGTTTTGCTTGTGCGGTTGGAGCCATGGGGTTGATGCAGCTTATCACACTGGACATGGCGAATCTACTTCTGAGACCTCGAATACCACCGAGACAATCGGTTCCGTGGATTGATCTAGTATGGTTCAAGAGGGAGGGTTACTTGTTCTTTGCAATCGGAATCTTC ACATTCTGGACAACATTCTTCCCGTTCTACTGCCTCACCTGTTTTGCAGTTTCACAATTGGACAAAACCCTCACGTACTCAGCCGCATTGAATATCCTGCTTGTTGTCAACGGTGTCGGAATCATCGGCCGTTCACTACCAAACGCCATCGCACATCATTTCGGAAGCATCACAGTCCTCATACCCGTCGTGTTCATCTCATCTAAGTGTTTATTCACGTGGCCTGCAGTATCCACAGAAGCGGGCTCGTACGCATGGGCTAGTGCTTACGGTATCGTCGCTGGAGCATCCATGAGTTTGTTCCCTCCAGCTTTGCCAGATTTGAGAATGGTTGTGCACAAGACAGGTGTCAGGATGGGCATGATCTTTACGACGAATAGTATCGCAACACTCACTGGCCCGCCTATCGCTGGTATGATTACTAGGCGTTCTGGCGGTCACTACCTAAGTGCGCAGATCTTTGCTGGTGCATCCCTTCTTTTGCAgctgagacttgtggctgagagcttaaatcagtaG
- a CDS encoding related to formaldehyde dehydrogenase produces MTTQAAYQAEKVIGHGDNAVTAQDVTSYREPGAGESGETMKALAWISKNKVQMVDAPKPKIIEDRDVILKVTGSTVCGSDLHLLHGTVVQLSEGDILGHEFCGVVDQVGSAVKGIDVGKRYVASFQIACGDCFFCKQKLSSQCEKTNSNTTERAMYGGRTAGMFGYSHFTGGFAGGQAEYVRVPLGDVNLLEIPDDVPDEKALYLSDVLATSYNAVKDTAVYPNDSVAIFGAGPIGQMAGVFAIKEGASQIIFVDTEPRLSFIRDHWPAEHKDKLELVDYKHLSHGVTNKPTVVSRLKELTGNRGPDCAIECAAGEYAKGWMHWLEMAVGIETDTSEIINEMIEGVRNYGRCGVTGVYVGYTNHFNIGSLMERGIRLIGNGQAPVHKYWHELLEMIQKGELDPAQMLSHRVRLEDLDKVYYKFEKREDGMQKIFVETKFSFPQDPTTPSLTTY; encoded by the exons ATGACTACTCAAGCAGCTTACCAGGCCGAAAAGGTCATTGGACACGGCGACAATGCCGTCACAGCGCAGGATGTCACTTCATACCGTGAGCCAGGCGCCGGCGAGTCCGGCGAGACTATGAAGGCTCTCGCATGGATTAGCAAGAACAAAGTGCAGATGG TCGACGCccccaagcccaagatcaTTGAGGACCGCGATGTGATCCTCAAAGTAACAGGCAGCACCGTCTGCGGCTCAGACCTGCATCTCCTGCACGGCACAGTCGTGCAGCTCAGCGAGGGCGACATTCTCGGGCATGAGTTCTGCGGCGTGGTCGACCAGGTTGGCTCAGCCGTCAAGGGGATTGACGTTGGAAAGCGCTACGTCGCATCGTTCCAGATCGCGTGTGGTGATTGCTTCTTTTGCAAGCAGAAGCTCTCGTCGCAGTGTGAGAAGACTAACTCGAATACTACTGAGAGGGCCATGTATGGTGGTCGCACGGCGGGTATGTTTGGGTATTCGCATTTCACGGGTGGCTTTGCGGGCGGGCAGGCGGAGTATGTGCGTGTTCCGCTGGGGGATGTGAATCTTTTGGAGATTCCTGATGATGTTCCCGATGAGAAGG CGCTGTACTTGTCTGATGTATTGGCTACATCCTACAACGCTGTCAAGGACACAGCCGTTTATCCCAACGACTCGGTCGCCATTTTCGGCGCTGGGCCAATCGGCCAAATGGCGGGTGTCTTTGCCATCAAAGAGGGCGCAAGCCAGATCATCTTTGTCGACACTGAACCGCGCCTGTCGTTCATTCGAGACCACTGGCCCGCTGAGCACAAGGACAAGCTTGAGCTGGTGGACTATAAGCACTTGTCGCACGGCGTAACTAACAAGCCTACCGTTGTCAGTCGTCTCAAGGAACTCACTGGTAACCGTGGACCCGATTGCGCGATTGAGTGCGCGGCTGGTGAGTATGCCAAGGGCTGGATGCACTGGCTCGAGATGGCTGTTGGGATTGAGACGGACACGAGTGAGATTATCAATGAGATGATTGAGGGTGTGCGAAACTACGGACGATGCGGCGTTACTGGTGTTTACGTCGGCTAC ACCAACCACTTCAACATCGGCTCTCTCATGGAGCGAGGCATCCGTCTCATCGGCAACGGCCAAGCGCCCGTTCACAAATACTGgcatgagcttcttgagatgatTCAAAAGGGCGAGCTTGATCCCGCTCAGATGCTGTCGCACCGTGTCAGACTCGAGGATCTGGATAAGGTGTACTACAAGTTTGAGAAGCGGGAGGATGGGATGCAGAAGATCTTTGTGGAGACCAAGTTCTCGTTCCCTCAGGATCCTACCACGCCTAGTCTCACGACttattga
- a CDS encoding related to putidaredoxin reductase: protein MAQEYKLKGVSSLDLSAGSKQEVEVEGIENGKVLLVNTGGKTQALGSKCTHYGAPLAKGVLTSDGRITCPWHGACFNAKTGDIEDAPALDHLPVFQVAERDGAVYLTGEESAIKSSKRQPNVKCTEFGSVQDDHVVVVGGGSGTLGVVESLRENGYKGGITVISNEGYYPIDRTKLSKALMTDLSKLQWRNKDFYEGGSIKFVQGEVNNVDFSGRFVTTSEGEKIDYTKLVLATGGTPRRLPLEGFKTLDNIFTLRSVHDTKKIVDQIGEKGKKIVVVGSSFIGIELAVATAGDNDVTVIGMENVPLERVLGEKVGSGLQKALEGKGVKFYMGASVDKAEPSTSDASKVGSVSLKDGTKLEADLVVLGVGVAPATQFLKNNSGIKLEDDGSIKTNDDYSVQGLKDVYAIGDIATFPYHGPGGEGKHVRIEHWNVAQKAGRIAANHIVNPGGKTEHFIPIFWSALGAQLRYCGNTMASGWDDLVLDGSPAENKFVAYYCKGETVVAMASMGRDPAMAQSAELMRVNKMPTKTELQEGISVV from the exons ATGGCGCAAGAGTACAAGCTCAAGGGCGTTTCATCGCTCGACCTCTCCGCAGGCTCCAAGCaggaggttgaagttgagggtATCGAGAACGGCAAGGTTCTACTCGTCAACACTGGGGGAAAGACTCAAGCTCTAGGTTCCAAGTGCACTCATTATGGTGCACCTCTCGCAAAAGGTGTATTGACTAGCGATGGTCGCATCACATGCCCATGGCACGGAG CTTGCTTCAACGCAAAGACCGGCGATATTGAAGATGCCCCCGCCCTCGATCATCTTCCCGTCTTCCAAGTCGCCGAACGAGACGGCGCAGTGTACCTCACAGGAGAGGAGAGCGCAATCAAGTCATCCAAGCGACAGCCCAATGTTAAGTGCACCGAATTTGGCAGTGTCCAGGATGACCATGTCGTTGTCGTCGGTGGTGGTTCCGGAACACTGGGTGTCGTCGAGAGCCTCCGCGAGAATGGATACAAGGGTGGCATCACCGTCATCTCCAACGAGGGCTACTACCCCATCGACCGAACAAAGCTGAGCAAGGCTCTCATGACCGACCTCAGCAAACTGCAATGGCGAAACAAGGATTTCTACGAAGGTGGCTCTATCAAGTTTGTCCAAGGCGAGGTCAACAATGTTGACTTTTCGGGTCGCTTCGTTACTACCAGCGAAGGCGAGAAGATTGACTACACCAAGTTGGTCCTTGCTACTGGTGGCACTCCCAGACGACTTCCGCTCGAGGGATTCAAGACCCTCGACAACATCTTTACTCTCCGAAGTGTTCACGACACAAAAAAGATTGTCGACCAGATTGgcgagaagggcaagaagattgtTGTTGTCGGATCTTCATTCATCGGAATTGAATTGGCGGTCGCGACAGCCGGCGATAACGATGTGACCGTCATTGGTATGGAGAATGTTCCTCTTGAGCGCGTCCTCGGCGAAAAGGTTGGTTCGGGCCTCCAGAAGGCGCTTGAAGGTAAAGGTGTCAAGTTTTACATGGGAGCAAGTGTCGACAAGGCTGAGCCCTCTACATCTGACGCTTCCAAGGTTGGCTCAGTATCCCTCAAGGATGGTACCAAGCTGGAGGCGGACCTCGTCGTTCTTGGCGTCGGTGTCGCACCTGCTACTCAGttcctcaagaacaacagcGGCATCAAACTGGAGGATGATGGTTCTATCAAGACAAACGACGACTACTCTGTTCAAGGTCTGAAGGATGTTTATGCCATCGGCGACATCGCTACTTTCCCGTATCACGGCCCCGGAGGTGAAGGTAAGCACGTGCGAATTGAGCACTGGAACGTTGCTCAAAAGGCGGGCCGCATCGCTGCGAACCACATCGTCAACCCAGGTGGCAAGACTGAGCACTTTATTCCCATTTTCTGGTCTGCCCTGGGAGCTCAACTACGCTACTGCGGCAACACCATGGCCTCTGGCTGGGACGATCTTGTCCTGGACGGTAGTCCGGCCGAGAATAAGTTTGTGGCCTACTACTGCAAGGGCGAAACGGTCGTCGCCATGGCCAGCATGGGAAGGGATCCAGCTATGGCCCAGAGTGCAGAATTAATGCGGGTTAACAAGATGCCCACCAAGACGGAGCTCCAAGAGGGGATCAGTGTAGTGTAA
- a CDS encoding related to hydrolase of the alpha/beta superfamily: protein MTLVPVTLESASAHNSCQLLFPTRRGDYLIQVSWPLCWNHRAPVNDDTVVSTVYVVDGNAYFFTATDIARRLEFTHQTRAVIVAVGYPNKTGVFDKRRNGDLTPESSDGVYDIPPGPDGKPSLGPFGGASDFLDIIKNDIQPYIENTLFPNVPLATGPKALFGHSYGGLFILNALFTKPESFDTFIAASPSIWFNNCSVVRDQEQRFNKRDPLTGRAPRLLVMFGGAEQTLIQLPGESDEKFEKKQKGATQRKMRDNALALVARMKESRHLRNVWCWEFEGEDHGCAAPCALQRGLLRFLMDQRAGQ, encoded by the exons ATGACTCTTGTCCCAGTCACTCTCGAAAGCGCCAGCGCGCATAACTCATGCCAATTATTATTCCCCACCCGACGAGGCGATTATCTCATTCAAGTATCCTGGCCTCTTTGTTGGAATCATCGCGCACCAGTAAATGACGATACTGTCGTCTCCACCGT GTATGTTGTCGATGGAAATGCGTACTTTTTTACTGCGACGGATATCGCAAGGAGATTGGAGTTTACGCATCAGACGAGAGCTGTAATCGTGGCTGTTGGGTATCCTAACAAGACTGGTGTTTTTGACAAACGAAGGAATGGAGACTTGACGCCGGAGTCTTCGGATGGAGTTTATGATATCCCCCCTGGACCAGATGGGAAACCATCGCTTGGTCCTTTTGGCGGCGCGTCGGACTTTctggatatcatcaagaaTGATATCCAGCCGTATATCGAAAACACGCTCTTCCCGAATGTACCTTTGGCAACAGGTCCCAAAGCACTCTTCGGTCATTCCTACGGtggtctcttcatcctcaacgcGCTGTTCACCAAGCCAGAGTCTTTCGATACATTCATCGCAGCGAGTCCGTCTATCTGGTTCAACAATTGCAGTGTTGTTCGCGACCAGGAACAGCGCTTCAATAAGCGCGACCCTTTGACTGGACGCGCGCCAAGATTGCTGGTCATGTTTGGTGGAGCGGAACAGACGTTGATTCAATTGCCTGGCGAGTCGGATGAGAAGTTtgagaagaaacaaaagggCGCGACGCAGCGAAAGATGAGGGACAATGCTCTAGCGTTGGTGGCGAGGATGAAAGAGTCGCGTCATTTGAGAAATGTTTGGTGCTGGGAGTTTGAGGGTGAGGATCATGGTTGCGCGGCACCGTGTGCGCTGCAGAGAGGGCTGTTGAGGTTTCTCATGGATCAACGTGCAGGGCAGTAA
- a CDS encoding related to NADH oxidase yields MPVRYTSKDVSPEPLAKELQLYPSGRVAKNRFLKSPMAESLASWDPEIVSKRGIPTDELIELYRRWGEGKNNFGIVVTGNVDIDLTSVGGAASPGIPVDAPFEGERFEKFKQLAAAAKKDGSLFLAQVNHPGRQVPYKFNPVAISASDVQLDPKMGMTFGKPHAATKEEIAQIIEGFAHAAEYLEKAGFDGIELHAAHGYLLSQFLSRTTNKRTDEYGTQTVENRLRLISEIANAIKARVSSTFIVSAKLNSVEFQDGGVTADEARELCERLEALGFDFVELSGGTYERMALSWEKESTKQREGFFLEWAETITKALDPAHKMKIFIAGGLRTVGAMVDALDVVDGVSIGRPAAAEPRLAGDIIEGRIKGAIRPTEMVENDLGMGMGVAGAQFAQIAKGFEPLDASNTEVVQTFGQDMGAWYEKLVQDGDKNEFVRAIQYSGPQVPYGTMKA; encoded by the exons ATGCCCGTCCGCTACACCTCCAAAGACGTCAGTCCTGAGCCCTTGGCCAAAGAACTTCAACTCTATCCCTCTGGCCGAGTCGCAAAGAACAGGTTCCTCAAGTCGCCCATGGCTGAGTCGCTTGCAAGTTGGGATCCCGAGATCGTCTCCAAGAGAGGAATCCCGACCGACGAGCTGATTGAGCTGTACCGACG ATGGGGTGAGGGCAAGAACAATTTTGGCATCGTCGTCACTGGCAATGTAGACATTGATCTCACCTCTGTCGGCGGCGCTGCGTCTCCCGGAATTCCCGTCGATGCTCCATTCGAAGGCGAGCGCTTCGAAAAGTTCAAGCAATTGGCCgcagcagccaagaaggacGGCTCTCTGTTCCTCGCTCAGGTAAACCATCCCGGGCGACAGGTTCCCTACAAGTTCAACCCAGTCGCCATCTCAGCCTCTGACGTTCAACTCG ACCCCAAGATGGGAATGACCTTTGGCAAGCCTCACGCCGCGACAAAGGAGGAAATCGCCCAGATCATCGAGGGTTTCGCCCACGCCGCCGAGTATCTCGAGAAGGCCGGGTTCGACGGCATTGAACTGCACGCAGCTCACGGCTACCTGCTCTCTCAATTCCTCTCGCGAACCACCAACAAGCGCACCGACGAATACGGCACTCAGACGGTTGAAAACAGACTCCGCCTCATTTCCGAAATAGCAAACGCCATCAAGGCGCGCGTCTCATCGACATTTATCGTCAGCGCAAAGCTCAACAGCGTAGAGTTCCAGGACGGCGGCGTGACAGCCGACGAGGCGAGGGAGCTCTGCGAAAGGCTTGAAGCGCTGGGATTCGACTTTGTTGAACTCAGCGGCGGGACCTATGAGCGCATGGCATTGTCGTGGGAGAAAGAGTCGACGAAGCAGCGCGAGGGTTTCTTTCTTGAGTGGGCCGAGACCATCACCAAAGCACTTGATCCAGCGCATAAAATGAAGATCTTTATCGCGGGTGGGCTGAGAACGGTGGGCGCCATGGTGGACGCGCTTGACGTTGTCGATGGCGTTAGTATTGGACGGCCTGCGGCGGCAGAACCGCGTTTGGCTGGGGATATTATCGAAGGACGCATCAAGGGCGCGATCCGACCGACTGAGATGGTTGAGAATGATCTTGGGATGGGTATGGGTGTCGCTGGGGCTCAGTTCGCACAGATTGCAAAGGGCTTTGAACCGCTTGACGCGAGCAACACTGAAGTTGTTCAGACATTTGGCCAGGATATGGGCGCGTGGTATGAGAAGCTCGTACAGGATGGGGACAAGAACGAGTTTGTTCGTGCCATTCAGTATTCGGGGCCCCAAGTTCCGTATGGCACTATGAAGGCTTGA